Proteins from a genomic interval of Synechococcus sp. A15-28:
- a CDS encoding carbonic anhydrase, with amino-acid sequence MIDSYYVDSNQGYFDPNEVVEELKRGFDRFLSNTSHHPHATKAREHQLAGGQHPRVALLACSDSRVPVEVIFDAGFGDLFVIRNAGNTNTFGSAGSIEYAVLDLNVSVLLVMSHQGCGAVKAAYLKNQVFSASLTELVRDIQLGLTSHGINIDEKQSYANACIQHAIITAKSLMETSEPIRAAVTGKRLMIQPAFLHIDPLKISWLDPFYGIS; translated from the coding sequence ATGATTGACTCTTATTACGTTGACTCAAACCAAGGGTATTTTGATCCAAACGAGGTTGTGGAAGAGCTCAAACGAGGGTTTGATCGCTTTTTGAGCAACACGTCGCATCACCCCCACGCAACAAAAGCACGCGAGCACCAACTCGCCGGAGGGCAGCACCCACGAGTTGCATTATTAGCTTGCTCTGATTCAAGAGTTCCTGTTGAAGTGATCTTCGATGCAGGCTTTGGAGATCTTTTCGTAATCCGCAATGCTGGAAATACCAACACGTTTGGGTCAGCTGGTTCGATTGAATATGCTGTGCTTGACCTCAATGTTAGCGTCCTTCTTGTGATGAGTCATCAAGGTTGCGGCGCAGTAAAGGCTGCATATTTGAAAAATCAGGTTTTCTCAGCTTCCTTAACAGAGCTCGTTCGTGATATCCAGCTCGGACTGACCAGTCATGGCATCAACATTGACGAGAAGCAGTCCTATGCCAACGCTTGCATCCAACATGCCATCATCACAGCCAAATCATTGATGGAAACAAGCGAACCTATTCGAGCTGCCGTTACCGGAAAAAGACTGATGATTCAGCCAGCCTTTCTCCACATTGACCCCCTAAAAATTTCCTGGTTGGACCCATTTTATGGAATCAGCTGA
- a CDS encoding cation:proton antiporter, with amino-acid sequence MLAVIVSHSLLALKEPGAEIEAATGMLEKLPSLHFSFQGALLSLSLLLLVSILSEKLGVKLGIPGSIFLFFAGLFFHVSGFSFESFPLEQVHVVSLCILLFFSGLSFDRKLLKENKVLSNSISLGIFGTLLSMALWLFYLIVGFGFFQGFFGYLEGVKQELVELLVVTIVFSIAVQDWNSFMFVSKRIVDFRSILSNIFRVETSISASISVAVAEILVLVWLALHPEYQLLNGWQLFSSISQGIFIGSVSGIVLGYILMLTIRYVITSKPQLVLGAVAFTLIGYVISFSITHQGGYLCALVMGIVTSLTYRKSSTEEEIEFLAEELETLNIASEAILFFAIGLGLNATSFFVHLPVAIYVWLGIIIIRPITVNLFFKGSPAIETEERQLLSIWSPKGAISMALVVTAPELLEGTFGMEIAEIFPESASSFSADVVCGAVLFSMIVKSLAIPKIHSQLIPTQNTITTNQEA; translated from the coding sequence ATGCTTGCCGTTATTGTTTCACACTCGCTTTTGGCTTTGAAGGAGCCAGGTGCAGAAATTGAGGCTGCAACGGGGATGCTAGAGAAGCTCCCTTCGTTGCACTTCTCTTTTCAAGGGGCACTCCTATCACTCTCTCTGCTGTTGCTGGTCAGCATACTGTCAGAAAAATTAGGCGTAAAGCTTGGAATACCTGGATCAATCTTCTTGTTTTTTGCTGGTCTCTTTTTTCATGTCTCAGGCTTTAGCTTTGAATCTTTTCCGTTAGAACAAGTTCATGTTGTATCGCTTTGTATATTGTTATTTTTCAGCGGGCTTTCCTTCGATCGGAAGCTTTTAAAAGAAAATAAAGTTCTATCTAATTCAATAAGTTTGGGTATTTTCGGAACCTTGCTTAGCATGGCTTTATGGCTGTTTTATTTAATCGTAGGTTTTGGTTTTTTTCAAGGTTTTTTTGGTTATCTAGAGGGTGTAAAGCAAGAGCTTGTCGAATTGCTCGTTGTAACTATTGTTTTTTCAATCGCAGTCCAGGATTGGAATTCATTTATGTTCGTATCTAAGAGAATCGTAGATTTTCGTTCAATTCTATCCAATATTTTTAGAGTTGAAACATCTATCTCAGCTTCGATCTCCGTAGCTGTTGCCGAGATTCTTGTTCTTGTTTGGCTCGCTCTGCATCCTGAGTATCAGCTCCTTAACGGATGGCAATTGTTCTCATCGATCTCCCAAGGAATATTCATTGGATCAGTATCAGGAATTGTTCTCGGTTACATTTTGATGCTGACAATTCGGTATGTCATTACGTCTAAACCTCAACTGGTTTTAGGTGCTGTTGCATTCACCCTGATCGGTTACGTAATTTCTTTTTCAATTACTCACCAGGGTGGGTATCTCTGTGCGTTAGTGATGGGCATTGTTACCTCTTTGACCTATCGTAAAAGCTCAACTGAGGAAGAGATAGAATTTCTAGCAGAAGAATTGGAGACACTCAATATTGCTTCTGAGGCAATCCTCTTCTTTGCGATTGGCCTTGGACTCAATGCAACTTCCTTCTTTGTTCACTTGCCAGTGGCGATCTATGTCTGGCTTGGAATCATCATCATCAGGCCAATTACAGTAAATCTCTTTTTCAAGGGCTCTCCTGCCATCGAGACTGAAGAACGTCAGCTCCTATCGATATGGAGTCCAAAAGGAGCCATTTCAATGGCCTTGGTGGTAACTGCACCAGAGCTGCTGGAGGGAACTTTTGGTATGGAGATTGCTGAAATTTTTCCTGAAAGCGCTTCTAGCTTCTCGGCGGATGTGGTTTGCGGTGCTGTTTTGTTCTCGATGATTGTTAAATCCTTGGCGATTCCAAAAATTCATTCCCAATTGATTCCCACTCAAAATACTATTACCACCAATCAAGAGGCTTGA
- a CDS encoding DUF1345 domain-containing protein: protein MATNEATTIAVASALAVDFCIFIKQSWLIDVNNTRDIFQQFDAKESSVAERTIALVFLSVGILSFCIAELHSKHDVLPNSIHVFISFIALFLTWLQLHNGFALYYAKKYFDMNPVRLDDPEGQLGFIFEGTEPTFSDFLYISYSIGLTYSMTDCGIKDSAVRRIVIIHCLSSFLYASTVLSIIFSLATQVS, encoded by the coding sequence TTGGCAACGAATGAAGCGACGACGATTGCAGTCGCATCTGCGCTTGCAGTGGATTTTTGTATTTTTATCAAGCAATCCTGGCTCATTGACGTCAATAACACAAGGGATATCTTCCAGCAATTCGATGCGAAAGAATCATCTGTTGCAGAAAGAACAATAGCGCTTGTATTTCTGAGTGTGGGCATATTGAGTTTCTGCATTGCGGAATTACATTCAAAGCATGATGTTCTGCCGAACTCAATTCATGTTTTTATAAGTTTTATAGCACTATTTTTGACCTGGCTGCAGTTGCACAACGGATTTGCGCTTTACTATGCAAAAAAATACTTTGATATGAATCCGGTTCGACTTGATGATCCTGAGGGGCAACTGGGATTTATATTTGAAGGAACAGAGCCAACATTTAGCGATTTTTTATATATTTCTTATTCGATAGGTCTTACTTATTCAATGACTGACTGCGGCATCAAGGATTCTGCGGTTAGGCGAATTGTTATCATTCACTGCCTCTCTTCATTTCTCTACGCATCAACAGTACTGTCGATCATATTCTCATTGGCGACGCAAGTGAGTTGA